CATCGTGCGCTTGTTTTTGGTAGTAGTGTAGTAATACCCAGTACCAGCAGATGATACCAATTTAATTTTATCTCTCATGATAGCTTTCCTTTAAATGATGGCATGCAAGCACTTGGCTTAAACTTTTTGACCTTGTGCGCGCAAATCTGCTAACACTTTATCAATACCTAGTTTGTCAATGATGCGCATACCTTTAGTAGATATACGTAGACGCACAAAACGATTTTCAGATTCTACCCAAAAACGATGGCGTTGAAGGTTTGGTAGAAAGCGACGACGGGTTTTGTTGTTTGCGTGCGAAACATTATTACCCACCATAGGGCGCTTTCCAGTCACTTGGCAAACTCTAGACATGGCGAACTCCTAACTATGAAGTATGAGGGTTTCTCATACCAGTCTGGGCAAGTTTCGCGCATTTGCGGCATGGACACAGCAAGCGGAATCATTGCACCAAACAAAACTATATGAAGGTTGAGCTGATATTCCTATCATCTAAAGGCAAATAACAGGTCGATCAATTCAGAATATTTTAAAGCCGACATTTATACCACAAATTCTATCAATACTCAAATTATTTTGTGATGGTTGTCGTTATAAAGACTGGCTATTATACCTGTATTTTGCCTGGTTATGTGATCGATTATCTAGTGACAGGATTAAATTTAGAGTTGTAAGTTTTAGCAAAAGTTAGTAAAGTTGCCGTTATAAATTTAATACAAAATATTAATATAACTGTTACTAATATAAATATATGCATCGCCACTTTGTTTGCGAGAT
The sequence above is a segment of the Psychrobacter sp. PL19 genome. Coding sequences within it:
- the rpmG gene encoding 50S ribosomal protein L33, giving the protein MRDKIKLVSSAGTGYYYTTTKNKRTMPGKMEIKKFDPKIRQHVMFKEAKIK
- the rpmB gene encoding 50S ribosomal protein L28 → MSRVCQVTGKRPMVGNNVSHANNKTRRRFLPNLQRHRFWVESENRFVRLRISTKGMRIIDKLGIDKVLADLRAQGQKV